The Klebsiella quasivariicola region TCTTTACGCCCGAAATGAATGGTTCGGTTGTACTGATTGACGCCGGTGGTGCCAGCGGTGTGACCCTCGCCAACCAGAAAACCATCACCACCAATGGAGACGGGTACGCCGTGTTGCCCTTCGCCACCGCCTATCACCGCAACGACGTCTCCCTCGACAGCCACTCGCTGCCGGAGAATGTGGATCTGGCCAACAGCACCGTGACGCTGGTGCCCACCAAAGACGCGGTGGTGCTGGCGCGTTTTCACACCCACGTTGGTTATAAAGCGCTGTTTACACTGCAGTCGCAGGGACAACCGCTGCCCTTTGGCAGCGAGGTGCGCGCCAAAGATACCAGCAGCATCGTTGCCAGCGAGGGTCAGGTGTACCTCGCCGGCCTGGCGCCGAAAGGCACCCTGTATGCACAATGGGGGCCAGGCCCTCAGCAGCACTGTACTGCCCGCTACGATCTCACCCCGACGCTGGCGCAGACACCCCATCCACTCATTTTACAGCAGACGTTAACATGTCCTTTTTAACTCTCCTGCGTCGGGCCGCTCTGACGCTGTTACTTGCCCTGTTACCGGCCGTCAGCGGATGGGCCTGTACGCCAGTGTTTGTCCGCGGCCAGGCCAGCACCCTTCGGCTGAACGTAGGGCAACTCACCGTGCCGGCTGACGCCAGACCGGGCACCCCGCTGTATCACAAAAGTTTTGCCTGGAATCGCCTTAGCGACGGCGGCGAACAGTGGATCCGCTGCGCGGACGACCCGCACGGACTGTCGCCGCTGCTGCTGGACAGTCTGCTGTCCGGCGGGGCGACGCGACCGACGGTTTATCAAACCAACCTCGCCGGCATTGGCGTTCGCGTATCGCTGCGCGCTATCGGCGGCTATGGCGGCTTTCCTGACCGGCCGACGCCCTCGCCGTTTAGCGAACGGGTGAACAATCCGGCCATATTGCCTGATGCGGTGTGGAAACTGGGCTATTTCCGCCTGACGATTGAGCTTATTAAAACCGGTCCCGCGGCGACACCGGGCGAGCTTGAGTATCACAGCGAGCATTTTTTAATGGCAGAGCATACCCCGCTGGCCGCGTTAGACTTAACCGGCAGGGTCAACACCGCGGGATGTTCCGTGAATGACGCCACGCCAGCGCTGATTAAGCTGCCCGCCGCGATGCTTGACCACTTCGGCGGCGTCGGCAAAACCACCGGCGATACCCCTTTCGCGCTGCAGCTGGATTGCAACAGCGCGGTCACGGTTTCCCTGCGTGTTGACGGCGCAGAGCCCCTCACCGCCCGGGATCATGGCGTTTTGCGCAATGACGCCACGGACGATCGGGCGCAGGGTATCGGGGTGCAACTGCTTTACCATCGTCAGCCGGTCGCCCTGAATCATGAGATGACGCTGGGCAGCGCCAGCCCGGGACGGTTTACGCTGCCGCTCACTGCCCGCTACTACCAGACCCGCCCCCGGGTCACCGCCGGTCAGGTGTCGGCCGTTGCGACCTATACCTTACATTATGACTAAGCGATGGCGAACCGACGGATGAAGGAATTGCTCTGACCCACGAATCGTAAGAGAATAGCCGCTACACGCGACGATCTGATTACACGGGAGTTTATCATCAGCCATTCTCGTCGATTCCCCTTAGCCAGCAAAGTGGCGCTGGCAGGTGCGGTTCTCATTGCCGCCGGCATGCTGTTCAGCTGCACCAGTAAGGCCCCTAAATCCCTCGTCACGCCGCCGAAAAGCGCAGCCGTTAAAGCCGGCCAGACGCACCGGGAGCCGGTACGCGGCGTGTGGCTCACCACCGTTTCGCGCCTTGACTGGCCGCCGGTCGGGTCGATTATTGCCAGTACGCCGGAGAGCCGCATCACCCAGCAAAAGCTGGCGCTGATCGCCAAACTCGATAACCTGCAGCGCCTGGGCATTAACACCGTCTTTTTCCAGGTGAAGCCGGACGGTACGGCGCTCTGGCGGTCAGATATTCTGCCGTGGTCCGATATGCTGACCGGTAAAATCGGCGAATACCCCGGCTACGATCCGCTGCAGTTTATGCTGGATGAAGCGCACAAGCGCGGTATGAAGGTTCACGCATGGTTTAACCCCTATCGTGTCTCGGTCAACACCAAACCGTCGACCGTTGCCGAGCTGAATAACACCCTCACGCAGGTGCCGGCCAGCGTGTTCGTCCTGCACCGTAACTGGATCCGCACCGCCAGCGATCGCTTTGTTCTCGACCCGGGCATCCCCGAAGCGCGGGACTGGATCACCAGCATCGTCGCAGAAGTGGTGCAAAACTACCCGATTGACGGTGTGCAGTTCGACGACTATTTCTACACCGAAACCGCCGCTTCACCGCTTAACGATAATGAAACCTTCCGCCGTTACGGGCAGGGCTACGCCTCGAAAGGCGACTGGCGCCGGCATAACACCCAGCAGCTCATTGCCCAGGTTTCCAGCACCATCAAAAAGCTCAATCCGAACGTTGAGTTTGGCGTGAGCCCGGCCGGGGTGTGGCGCAACCGCTCCCACGATCCGGCGGGGTCGGATACCCGGGGCGCGGCCGCGTATGATGAGTCCTATGCCGATACCCGCAGCTGGGTGCAGCAGGGACTGCTCGACTACATCGCCCCGCAGATCTACTGGCCGTTTGCCCGCGATGCGGCGCGCTATGATGTGCTGGCCAACTGGTGGGCCGAGGTGGTTAAGCCAACGCATACCCGGCTGTATATCGGCGTGGCGCTGTACAAAGTGGGTGAGCCGTCTAAAAATGAGCCTGACTGGACGGTGGACGGCGGTGTGCCGGAGCTGAAAAAGCAGCTCGACCTCAATGAGACTCTGCCGCAGATCCAGGGCACGATCCTGTTCCGCGAAAATAATCTCAATCAGCCGCAAACCCGACAGGCGGTCAACTATCTGCGCAGCCGCTGGGGGCAGCCGCAGAGCTAGCCGCCCGCCGGCTTCGCTATAACGCCTGCAACCCTTGCTGCAGGCGGGCGTGCAGCTTCAGCATATTCTCCGTAATGGCCTGCCAGACGTGGGCGGAAAAGTCCGCTGGCAGCGTCCGGCGGGCGCTGTCGATAGCCTGCGGCACCCGCCCGGCAAACTCATTGAGGATCGCCAGCATCTGCTCCCGGGGAAAGTTCACCGCTTTGGCGGTCGCCAGAAAATGACGCGGATAGATCGCGTTAATCTCCGTTTTCCGCCCTTTTGTGGCATTGAGCCCCATCGACAGCTTCAGATCGCGCAGATGCAGACCCGTGCCGCCCAGTACCGGAAACGCCGAAATAATGTCGTAGAACGGCGTTAAGCGGTAACTACCGCCGGGCAGCAGGTAAATTGAGAAGTTTTTCGCGTGACCGTCCGTCGCCCCGGCCAGCCACTGAAAGACCATGAATTTCATAAAGTCAGCGCGGTCTTTCAGGGCTTCACTGGACCCCAGCAGAAAAGACATTATCGCGGCGATCCCCGGTCCGCCGTCGGACTCGTATTTCATCGCTGAAGGAAGACCAAACGCCTGACACAGATCCTCCTGCGGCAGACGCAGCAGCACCCGTCCCTCCTGCGCCCAGCGCCGGTCGAAGCGGGTCACCGCCAGCGCGCGGATCCGCGGGGTGGTGATGATCTCTGCCTCCGGCACCGCCAGGCCCAGCGCTCTGGCCAGCGCCAGGCACAGATACTCGTTATCCACGCTTTCACGCAGATCCAGCGTTGCATTAGGCTGCTTAATCTCGCCGATCGGCAGTTTAATGATATGCGTGGTCGGCGTGGTGCCCTGCGGAATACACCAGTGTCCGCCCATCCGCAGCAGCGCCGTTTTCTCCTGGGCGCCGGCCACCGAGATACGGAAATCATCCTGGCCGTTCACCATTCCGAGAGGTATATCCGACTGGTAGGCGGTCAGCAGAGAGGTGAGTTGCGCCTCGTCCAGCGTCTGCCAGCGCAATGCCTCCAGATACGCCTCTTCCCCCGGCGGCAGCAGGGTCACCGCCCCTACGCTATCGCGCCCGACTTCGGCCAGCAGATCGAACGGCTGCGTTGAGCGCGCCTGATAGCGCCTGACGATCCGGTCGCGGACCTGTGGGCTGTCGGGCAGCAGGTTATCAAAATAGTGATACACCGCGTCGGCGGTGATATTGCCATACTGCAGCGGCAGCGAGAGGGAGAGCGGT contains the following coding sequences:
- a CDS encoding glycoside hydrolase family 10 protein; this translates as MALAGAVLIAAGMLFSCTSKAPKSLVTPPKSAAVKAGQTHREPVRGVWLTTVSRLDWPPVGSIIASTPESRITQQKLALIAKLDNLQRLGINTVFFQVKPDGTALWRSDILPWSDMLTGKIGEYPGYDPLQFMLDEAHKRGMKVHAWFNPYRVSVNTKPSTVAELNNTLTQVPASVFVLHRNWIRTASDRFVLDPGIPEARDWITSIVAEVVQNYPIDGVQFDDYFYTETAASPLNDNETFRRYGQGYASKGDWRRHNTQQLIAQVSSTIKKLNPNVEFGVSPAGVWRNRSHDPAGSDTRGAAAYDESYADTRSWVQQGLLDYIAPQIYWPFARDAARYDVLANWWAEVVKPTHTRLYIGVALYKVGEPSKNEPDWTVDGGVPELKKQLDLNETLPQIQGTILFRENNLNQPQTRQAVNYLRSRWGQPQS
- a CDS encoding type II toxin-antitoxin system HipA family toxin, coding for MATLITWMNNVRVGTLTRQANGAHSFRYDEEWLRSPRARPLSLSLPLQYGNITADAVYHYFDNLLPDSPQVRDRIVRRYQARSTQPFDLLAEVGRDSVGAVTLLPPGEEAYLEALRWQTLDEAQLTSLLTAYQSDIPLGMVNGQDDFRISVAGAQEKTALLRMGGHWCIPQGTTPTTHIIKLPIGEIKQPNATLDLRESVDNEYLCLALARALGLAVPEAEIITTPRIRALAVTRFDRRWAQEGRVLLRLPQEDLCQAFGLPSAMKYESDGGPGIAAIMSFLLGSSEALKDRADFMKFMVFQWLAGATDGHAKNFSIYLLPGGSYRLTPFYDIISAFPVLGGTGLHLRDLKLSMGLNATKGRKTEINAIYPRHFLATAKAVNFPREQMLAILNEFAGRVPQAIDSARRTLPADFSAHVWQAITENMLKLHARLQQGLQAL
- a CDS encoding fimbrial protein; protein product: MSFLTLLRRAALTLLLALLPAVSGWACTPVFVRGQASTLRLNVGQLTVPADARPGTPLYHKSFAWNRLSDGGEQWIRCADDPHGLSPLLLDSLLSGGATRPTVYQTNLAGIGVRVSLRAIGGYGGFPDRPTPSPFSERVNNPAILPDAVWKLGYFRLTIELIKTGPAATPGELEYHSEHFLMAEHTPLAALDLTGRVNTAGCSVNDATPALIKLPAAMLDHFGGVGKTTGDTPFALQLDCNSAVTVSLRVDGAEPLTARDHGVLRNDATDDRAQGIGVQLLYHRQPVALNHEMTLGSASPGRFTLPLTARYYQTRPRVTAGQVSAVATYTLHYD